TCAACTTTGCTGACCCTAGTCAAATCAAAGTCAACCTCCTGCTGCTGAGGAACCGGGTCGAAAAGTAGAGTGAAGCTGTACTAACAATATATCGCTGACAATCCAAGAGAACAAAGAAACGCATGAGGAGCAAGCGGTATCAGGCCAATAGGATGTAAAAGTTAGAGGAACAGCTCGAAAGTAGAGCGGATACCTCCACTGCCGTACACGGAATGACGGAACTATTGGGCATGACAAATCCATTTTAAGACTAATACATGCAATCAGATGCCGAAATTCTTGTCCGTCGTGCATAATGAAGATGCATCGTTGACTAAAGAgcgaattattttgaaaattcgttCCAGTTGCCAGTTGTTAAATAGCCCGCTTCAGTGTCAACACGCGATTAGCTTTGATACTGACAGAGATAATGTCTACTCTGAATACTATGATCGAAATGACGCAGTTGGAGTAGGTTTGTTTATGTTTCCCttttaaagaaagagaagaaaataaaacaatgaaatgacaaataaaaagaatttcacgaaacaatcaaaacaaaaaataaaaaacgtgaCGTACTGGCTGGTGTAGGTGGGCGCTTCCGAATCGCTGGGACGTCCATCGGATCGCATGGATGTTTCCGACAGGGGACTCTGGGGCGGCTGCGGCTGCTCGGCATTGGGCCACGGTCGGTCGCGTCCATCCGTCGGTCCAGAGCGTTGACCACCGGGACCACGAATGTTATTAttggaatgttgttgttgctgctgccaagGCAAGTTCATGGTCGTATCCGGTGTAGAGGCCACCGAGGAACCGTTGGACGTCGACATCAACATCATAGAGGGTGGGCGTGGCCTCGACTGCGGCAGGTAATCACCGTCAATCGAAACCACCTCGCCCGGCGTCAAGTGGACCGTTGGGCTGTTTTGCGAATGCTGCTTCCGCCCTGGACCCTGCTGCACCACACTCGTCTGGTGCCCACCGTTCAATTTCGACGAACTCATCAAAGTCTCCTGCAACTGCGTCGTGTTCCACGTTTCGTGCGTggccttcaaaaataaaaccaaaacaaaattaaattcaaattcaaattcaactggggaaaaatcaaaagttgaaacTTACCCGGTAGTAACTCTCGTTGCGGAGGTCAGAAGAGATTCCGGAGAGTCGATTGTCTTTCATGAGATTTCTCTCACGACTGTCTGATCCGCTTCCGCTGACAAAAATGACGGTGGAACCGGATTGGTCGCTGCTGCCTCCGGAATGATCGTAACTGCCGGAGCTGTCGCCCCCGTTGCCGCCCAGTCGAACCGTTCCGTTCACCGTGTCGTCCTGCGACTGACCTTCCAGCCGTGTTGGATCGCCCCTGCAGAGAGACGCCGTTGACGTGAAGGAGCTGGTCGTTGGTGCAGAGCCGGCCGTCCCTGGAAGCGGCTCCTCCGTGCAGGACCGACTTGATGAAGATGCCCAGGTCGCTGGTGCCATTTCCCGATGACGAAGTCGTCTTGCCTTTGACTGAAATGCCGAGGCCGGCCTTTTCCGTGTCGTGGACGGGAATGTCGAGCGTGAGAATCTCGCGCTGCTTCCAGGGCAGGAGCAGCAGACTCTCTTCGCTGGCCCTGCTGATGGATTTCATCTGCCTGGGCAATTTGGGGCTCGTCTTCTGAGTTTGAGTCGACGATTGAAGCTGAGACGACGATTGAACTTGTTGATTTTGCAGTTGGTTCGActgttggatttcttcttccgtttccTGTCGGGAAATTAGGAGACGGGCGACACCGCCACTGGGAATGTTGCGCAAAAGGCTAACCACTTCGCTCTGAGTCTTGACCGTCATTTCCACGCCGTTGACCTCCAAAAGTCGATCGCCGGAGCGCAGTCGGCCATCCTCAATCGCGGCACCTGCAAACGgttacaacattttttaaaagtcaaattcattgtcattccaaaaaagagattccaagcaaaaggaaaggttGGAAAACAAcctgggaaaaaaatattcgcgGGTTAGCGACACGGTGGCCACTATATGGCCCACTTCATTGTCAAGAGTACCACGTGATTAGCTTTCATAAATTTCATACTCTGAATACTAGGATCGAAATGACGCAGTTGGAGTAGGAATAGTAGGCACAAGTCACGAATAGCTGACAACCGCTGACGACTGACAATAATTAAAAGCTTGAAATCACTCACCTCTGATTCGTCAGAATCATGACACCTTctggatttgattttctttgacttctttctccttcttctctttcttgctcttcttctttttcctcttttcttccaaATCGCCAGATtcctgaaaaaattgaaaaattcgttttaaataaacttctaattattcaatttaattttagggTCGGCACTCACGTCTGACGATTCAGAAGAGgtttcctttctcttcttcttgcgtttctttttgtctgGAGTAGATTCGACGCTCAACGATTCTCCAGACCGGATTTTTCTACTTCCGACTCTTCAGATCCGGACGACGACTTCCTTATCTTCGAAATCGAAACCAAAATTTATTAACAGAACATTCTTCACACAAATTCACCGCAATTAAATGTTGTTACCGGAGTCGGAGATGGCTGTCGcttcttcaaaattttctcAGGAGGAGATTGATCACTCAACTTCCTTGCGCTTGTCCTTCTTAATATCACGTTTCATATCTGGGATTGGGCTGATGAATAAAATGAGGGCATACTCATTGCACACTAGCTGTTTGGACACAGTCAATAAAAGACACCAAATTGCTGGCCCATGATACCGGCTCAGATCAACTTGGTGGCCTTCACCATTGGCCCTACACTAACTAAACTAATCCTACGCCAATGGTGCCCCAAAGGGTCTAACATCAATACTAACAAAAGCTtcaacatgcacaaaaacacACCACTGACAGGACAAAGCACATACGAGTACTGCGAAAATTCGTTTTCCGGCTCCACAAGTTGTAGggtttaaggttttttttacctgaaattaatttttgatcacgtaatgtttttcaaacttaATATGTAGTCATATGatcaatgaaatgaaaatgaaattgctgtttttttaatacatttttagggattgtgaaaaaaaaaaaaaaaacgaaaaataggGATGGTGTGTTCCCGAAGCCCAAAAAACCCAAAGCCCAAAATAACCACCAATTGAGTACTTCTTTTTTATGCCCGCGTCCTGTGCGCTTTTGCCGTTGGGAGTCCAACACGTTACTCGCAGTTAGAAGTCGAAATGTAGtcacacttggaccaatgttCAACTCCCAACTGAAAATTCCTGTTGGATTACCAACAGAGATTTGAACCCATCGCTTCCATATTGCCAATTGACGCTGACACAAAAAACACAGACGGAAGGAAAGAACACACACCCGTAAAAAAACGACGTTCTATGTCACTCTTATCCGCGATAAAGAACGCACTACAACCGATCAAAACATTGAATTGTGTCAACGAATCGAATTAATGAAAACGCGTCTCAGCAAGGAAAAGCGCGAAGCTGAGGTCTTGAGCATTCAGCATGagaattttaactttaaacatgATATTGTTCCTCCCAATCCTGATGGACTTCCAACAGTGATTTGAACCCACCGCTTCCATGTTACCAATTGACGCGGACACAACAAAACTCCAATCCATTTAGAACTTCTAAATGGTTTCGTTAAACGATTTCAATTTACGTCGGATTATTCGTTTGCAAATGAATCACAGCCGTTACGGAATGATTGCATCAGGGAGAGTCTTTCCCGAACCACTTTGCTGTCACTAAAGCTGTGGGTAAAACGTTTAGCGAAGCGTTCTTACCAcctaaatgaagaaaaaaaaagaattaacacATACAAATTTATCAAGAGACAAATTTGAAACGAAACATGACACTTCAAAAAAGACAATCGTTTTGAAACTCATCAATGCGCTCGACAACGTAAAGATAGcaacaaaagacgaaaataaaagaacaaaatattACGTTCGTGAAAGATTGAACAATTGTAACGCGGTCGTATTTGCGTTTATGCTctcaaaaatgaataagataAATGTTTCATTGCGATAATGCTACCGATTTATTCACGACGTGTCTaatgaaaaagacaagaatGTCGACTGATACTGATAGATATCCTGAATTCTGATACTCAGGCCACTCCTCTCTGATCAGCGTTGACTTTGCTACGACGTGTCTAGGCCTCATTAGCAAAAGCTGAAATGCCACAAATATCCACATT
This region of Daphnia pulex isolate KAP4 chromosome 9, ASM2113471v1 genomic DNA includes:
- the LOC124203310 gene encoding uncharacterized protein LOC124203310, yielding MAPATWASSSSRSCTEEPLPGTAGSAPTTSSFTSTASLCRGDPTRLEGQSQDDTVNGTVRLGGNGGDSSGSYDHSGGSSDQSGSTVIFVSGSGSDSRERNLMKDNRLSGISSDLRNESYYRATHETWNTTQLQETLMSSSKLNGGHQTSVVQQGPGRKQHSQNSPTVHLTPGEVVSIDGDYLPQSRPRPPSMMLMSTSNGSSVASTPDTTMNLPWQQQQQHSNNNIRGPGGQRSGPTDGRDRPWPNAEQPQPPQSPLSETSMRSDGRPSDSEAPTYTSHKAETADVLS